One genomic region from Campylobacter sp. RM5004 encodes:
- the rny gene encoding ribonuclease Y encodes MTLVEIISLLAVFILGGALGVFIAKRINEAHFKIHEEQAKAKAKVIEYEAEKILRNADKVLENAKASEGKIELSYKKSYDEKVLELQKEHDKKILEVEKKEQILAINEQKLEEFKANIVKSEQAANELMEEANLLKKSCEAKMQELLSSIENISGLTQIEARELVINQAKEDARDEIAHIVRKCEEEAKAQAKAKAGYILAQATTRFAGEYASERLISVINLKSDDLKGRIIGKEGRNIKTLEMVLGVDVIIDDTPNAIIISSFNVLRRAIAKKVIDLLIEDGRIQPARIEELHERVSKEFEEEMFNEGQNIIMDLGLTKMAPELVKLIGRLKYRASYGQNALAHSLEVAHLAGIIAAECGGNTRLARRAGILHDIGKALTHEYEGSHVDLGAMVCERHKEHPVVLNAIFAHHGHEDALSIEAAAVCTADVLSAARPGARREVLEAFLKRVSELEAIAKQHSQVKKAYAINAGREIRVIVNAKLINDDESVLLAKEIASEITNSMQFPGEIKVNVIRETRAVELAK; translated from the coding sequence ATGACATTAGTTGAAATTATATCGTTATTAGCGGTATTTATTTTAGGCGGAGCATTAGGAGTATTCATTGCAAAAAGAATAAATGAAGCTCATTTTAAAATTCACGAAGAACAAGCAAAAGCTAAAGCAAAAGTGATTGAATATGAAGCTGAAAAAATACTTCGCAATGCTGATAAAGTCCTAGAAAATGCCAAAGCAAGTGAAGGAAAAATTGAGTTAAGTTATAAAAAATCTTATGATGAAAAGGTTTTAGAACTTCAAAAAGAGCATGATAAAAAGATTTTAGAAGTAGAAAAAAAAGAGCAAATTTTAGCTATAAATGAGCAAAAATTAGAAGAATTTAAAGCAAATATCGTAAAAAGCGAACAAGCAGCAAACGAGCTTATGGAAGAAGCAAATCTTCTTAAAAAATCATGCGAAGCAAAAATGCAAGAGCTATTAAGTAGCATTGAAAATATTAGTGGTTTAACTCAAATTGAAGCAAGAGAATTAGTAATAAATCAAGCTAAAGAAGACGCAAGAGATGAAATAGCTCATATAGTAAGAAAATGCGAAGAAGAAGCAAAAGCTCAAGCAAAAGCAAAAGCTGGATATATCTTAGCACAAGCTACTACAAGATTTGCAGGAGAATACGCAAGTGAAAGATTAATAAGCGTAATAAATCTTAAAAGCGATGATTTAAAAGGAAGAATTATCGGTAAAGAAGGAAGAAACATAAAAACTCTTGAAATGGTTTTAGGAGTTGATGTAATCATTGATGATACTCCAAATGCCATAATCATAAGCTCATTTAATGTTTTACGCCGTGCAATAGCTAAAAAGGTGATTGATTTACTTATTGAAGATGGCAGAATTCAGCCTGCTAGAATTGAAGAACTTCATGAAAGAGTTTCAAAAGAATTTGAAGAAGAAATGTTTAATGAAGGTCAAAATATCATAATGGATTTAGGGCTTACAAAAATGGCTCCTGAATTAGTAAAATTAATCGGTCGTCTAAAATATCGTGCAAGTTATGGACAAAATGCCCTAGCACATAGTTTAGAAGTTGCTCACCTTGCAGGAATTATCGCAGCTGAGTGCGGTGGAAATACAAGACTTGCAAGAAGGGCTGGAATTTTACATGATATAGGCAAGGCTTTAACTCATGAATATGAAGGAAGCCATGTTGATTTAGGCGCTATGGTTTGCGAAAGACACAAAGAACACCCTGTTGTTTTAAATGCTATTTTTGCTCATCATGGACATGAAGATGCTTTAAGCATTGAGGCTGCTGCAGTTTGCACTGCTGATGTTTTAAGTGCAGCAAGACCAGGTGCTAGAAGAGAAGTTTTAGAAGCATTTTTAAAGCGTGTTAGTGAGCTTGAAGCAATTGCTAAACAGCATTCACAAGTTAAAAAAGCTTATGCGATAAATGCAGGTCGTGAAATTAGAGTTATAGTAAATGCTAAGCTTATTAATGATGATGAAAGTGTTCTATTAGCAAAAGAAATAGCTAGTGAAATTACTAATAGTATGCAATTTCCTGGCGAAATTAAAGTAAATGTTATCCGTGAAACTAGAGCTGTGGAGCTAGCTAAGTAA
- a CDS encoding RNA-binding S4 domain-containing protein — translation MRVDKFLNAVNITKRRSISLDMCKNGVIYINGNVSKPSKEVKVGDIISLNLLNEQIKYKVLALPTTKNVAKAKSHEYVEKIDEN, via the coding sequence ATGAGAGTAGATAAATTTTTAAACGCAGTAAATATTACAAAACGCCGTTCAATTTCACTTGATATGTGTAAAAACGGCGTTATTTATATAAATGGCAATGTTTCTAAGCCTAGTAAAGAAGTAAAAGTTGGCGATATTATAAGTCTTAATTTATTAAACGAGCAAATTAAATATAAAGTTCTAGCCTTGCCAACGACTAAAAACGTAGCTAAGGCAAAATCGCATGAATATGTGGAAAAAATAGATGAAAATTGA
- a CDS encoding RNA polymerase factor sigma-54, with the protein MLKVRQQTSIKPKLSQTLRSWLPLLQASSEDLEEEINNLVKDNPCVKLSSPKESKSTKTTKQVKQLYSKGGGLIEELNIAKKSLYDDLELQINKTLFPTLKSQNIAKIIISCLDEFGYFVYDEDLCKNYSKEDIEKVRKRFCYLEPLGVGAINYQEALEFCLLNTNIENELFSLCIKLINNLDNLNKFTKNPLYKDAIKIIKSFNLPPFVDDFEDSLEIIPDIYILTNNNELEIIINDEYYPKIEISEDSELKEQMKNARNLVDALEMRKATLKKLALMIVEYQYDYFFGGSIKPLKMQDIASELDRNTSTISRAIANKYISSNRGTIAIKEFFTTDLNDGTSNKTIKDFVSELIKNENHEKPLSDQIILEKIEKEFNVKIVRRTITKYRKLLNIPSSSERKKLYSLR; encoded by the coding sequence ATGTTAAAAGTTCGCCAACAAACTAGCATAAAGCCTAAATTATCACAAACTCTAAGAAGTTGGCTACCATTACTTCAAGCTAGTAGTGAAGACTTAGAAGAAGAAATAAATAATTTAGTAAAAGATAATCCTTGTGTAAAATTAAGCTCACCAAAAGAAAGCAAAAGCACAAAAACTACAAAACAAGTAAAACAGCTTTATTCTAAAGGCGGTGGCTTAATAGAAGAATTAAATATCGCTAAAAAAAGCCTTTATGATGATTTAGAACTTCAAATAAACAAAACGCTATTTCCAACTCTAAAATCACAAAATATAGCAAAAATTATAATATCTTGCTTAGATGAGTTTGGTTATTTTGTCTATGATGAAGATTTATGTAAAAACTATTCTAAAGAAGATATAGAAAAGGTTAGAAAAAGGTTTTGCTATCTTGAGCCTTTAGGTGTAGGGGCTATTAATTATCAAGAAGCTTTGGAGTTTTGTTTGCTTAATACAAATATAGAAAATGAGCTGTTTTCTTTATGTATAAAACTCATAAATAATTTAGATAATTTAAATAAATTTACAAAAAACCCACTTTATAAAGACGCTATAAAAATCATAAAAAGCTTTAATTTACCGCCTTTTGTTGATGATTTTGAAGATAGTTTAGAAATCATTCCTGATATTTATATTCTTACAAATAACAATGAATTAGAAATAATAATAAATGATGAGTATTATCCAAAAATTGAAATTAGCGAAGATAGTGAGCTAAAAGAACAGATGAAAAATGCAAGAAATCTAGTAGATGCACTAGAAATGAGAAAGGCTACTCTTAAAAAACTTGCACTCATGATAGTAGAATATCAATACGATTATTTTTTTGGCGGATCTATAAAGCCACTTAAAATGCAAGATATTGCAAGTGAACTTGATAGAAATACAAGCACAATTAGCCGTGCAATAGCTAATAAATATATAAGCTCAAATCGTGGAACAATAGCTATAAAAGAATTTTTTACAACTGATTTAAACGATGGCACAAGCAATAAAACTATAAAGGACTTTGTAAGTGAGCTAATTAAAAACGAAAATCATGAAAAACCTTTAAGTGATCAAATCATTTTAGAAAAAATTGAAAAAGAATTTAATGTAAAAATCGTAAGAAGAACAATCACAAAATATAGAAAATTATTAAATATTCCAAGCTCAAGTGAGAGAAAGAAATTATATTCATTAAGGTAG
- a CDS encoding 5-formyltetrahydrofolate cyclo-ligase, whose amino-acid sequence MDKKLIREKFHKENYKFCKNYDSFKAILKILSSYKTNKKLNILLYISKEKEINLYQYKRFLAKKYNLYIPKMLEDNTLAFTKLRFPLVYKKFKIKESLSKIENIKIDIAIIPVLGIDKDFRRIGFGKGFYDKTFSLIYYDLLIIFIQNIKSVTKNKICLKSDIQGDFYIANGKIMKRKEKL is encoded by the coding sequence ATGGATAAAAAGTTAATAAGAGAAAAATTTCATAAAGAAAATTACAAATTTTGCAAAAATTACGATAGTTTCAAAGCTATTTTAAAAATATTATCTAGCTATAAAACTAATAAGAAATTAAATATCTTGCTTTATATCTCAAAAGAAAAAGAAATAAACCTATATCAATATAAAAGATTTTTAGCAAAAAAATATAATTTATACATTCCAAAAATGCTAGAAGATAATACCCTAGCTTTTACTAAACTAAGATTTCCTTTAGTTTATAAAAAATTTAAAATCAAAGAGAGTTTAAGCAAAATAGAAAATATTAAAATAGATATTGCAATAATTCCTGTTTTAGGCATTGATAAAGATTTTAGAAGAATAGGTTTTGGCAAAGGATTTTATGACAAGACATTTTCTTTAATTTATTATGATTTATTAATTATTTTTATTCAAAATATAAAGTCTGTTACTAAAAACAAAATTTGTTTAAAGTCGGATATTCAAGGTGATTTTTATATCGCTAACGGAAAAATTATGAAAAGAAAAGAGAAGTTATGA
- the lptB gene encoding LPS export ABC transporter ATP-binding protein, translating into MSLVELKALGLKKSIKNTEIIKNVDMSMNNSQIVGLFGSNGAGKTTTFYMICGLISPSEGNIFLNDLDITNEPLHKRAMLGIGYLPQDSSVLKDLSVWDNMQIAAELKGLKDINELIEEKLNLLKIYDRKDRLAKSLSGGERRRLEIARALVLEPKFLLLDEPFAGVDPKSINDVQGIIKDLKELNIGVLITDHNVRETLKICDKAYVLDSGSILASGSAKEIANNEIVQNKYLGKNFSL; encoded by the coding sequence ATGAGTTTAGTTGAATTAAAAGCACTTGGTTTAAAAAAGAGTATTAAAAACACAGAAATTATCAAAAATGTAGATATGAGTATGAATAATTCTCAAATCGTTGGTCTTTTTGGCTCAAATGGTGCAGGAAAAACAACTACATTTTATATGATTTGTGGACTTATAAGTCCTAGTGAGGGAAATATTTTTTTAAATGATTTAGATATTACAAATGAGCCACTTCATAAACGTGCAATGCTAGGCATTGGGTATTTACCACAAGATTCTAGCGTTTTAAAGGATTTAAGCGTTTGGGATAATATGCAAATTGCAGCAGAACTTAAGGGGCTTAAAGATATAAATGAATTAATAGAAGAAAAATTAAATCTTTTAAAGATTTATGATAGAAAAGACCGCCTTGCAAAAAGTCTTAGTGGTGGAGAGCGTCGTCGCCTTGAAATCGCTAGAGCTTTAGTTTTAGAGCCTAAGTTTTTATTGCTTGATGAGCCATTTGCAGGGGTTGATCCAAAAAGTATAAATGATGTTCAAGGCATTATAAAAGACTTAAAAGAGTTAAATATCGGAGTCTTAATAACAGATCATAATGTTCGAGAAACTCTTAAAATATGCGATAAAGCTTATGTGCTAGATAGCGGAAGCATACTTGCAAGTGGTAGTGCTAAAGAAATAGCAAATAACGAAATAGTTCAAAACAAATACCTAGGTAAAAACTTTTCTTTATAA
- a CDS encoding DUF535 family protein yields the protein MKTNKLFKIRFFLRKIIHFKNHKFLNQILADNEALKDKFNISPKYYNDMLCKKYGSTSFSFAYSNACFKRDLDIITNKYKNILVNDEILFNQDDLKITLSSNPKVISEGIFTLHLFYKNALLYSLSFVLLEDALLISAMQGAFSAKDEIKDFTKAFFGLRPINFIIYCAFIFANSIGFNKVCGIKDKYLVSRFKRNRKRDGRVFVIPNYDEIWQENTDIINTHHSFYELSYIKKDLEEIPSKKRSMYKKRYEFLKSVVL from the coding sequence ATGAAAACTAATAAATTATTTAAAATTAGGTTTTTTCTAAGAAAAATTATTCATTTTAAAAATCACAAATTCCTAAATCAAATTCTAGCAGACAACGAAGCTTTAAAAGATAAGTTTAACATATCACCAAAATATTATAATGATATGCTTTGTAAAAAATATGGTTCTACAAGTTTTTCTTTTGCTTATTCAAATGCTTGTTTTAAAAGAGATTTAGACATAATTACTAATAAATATAAAAATATTCTTGTTAATGATGAGATTTTATTTAATCAAGATGATTTAAAAATCACACTTAGCTCAAATCCAAAAGTAATTAGTGAAGGTATTTTTACATTGCATTTATTTTATAAAAATGCTTTGCTTTATTCTTTAAGCTTTGTTTTATTAGAAGATGCTTTACTTATTAGTGCAATGCAAGGAGCATTTAGTGCAAAAGATGAGATAAAGGATTTTACAAAGGCATTTTTTGGCTTAAGACCGATTAATTTTATTATATATTGTGCTTTTATCTTTGCTAATTCAATAGGTTTTAATAAGGTTTGTGGCATTAAAGATAAATATTTGGTCTCAAGATTTAAAAGAAATAGAAAAAGAGATGGAAGAGTTTTTGTAATTCCAAATTATGATGAAATTTGGCAAGAAAATACAGATATTATTAATACTCATCATTCATTTTATGAGCTTAGTTATATTAAAAAGGATTTAGAAGAAATTCCATCAAAAAAACGTTCAATGTATAAAAAACGCTACGAATTTTTAAAATCAGTAGTTTTGTAA
- the radA gene encoding DNA repair protein RadA, with translation MAKKKSSLYECQACGNQQIRYLGKCPECGAFNSYLELNETQIEVLKQTSKTNTNKAISIKEVLVEQIDRFSTYDKELDLVLGGGLVVGSLVLLGGSPGVGKSTLLLKTAANLAKNGKKVLYVSAEESKSQIKLRANRLSANEDDLFLLTELCFENIKNELLNNNYDVLIIDSIQTIYSENISSCAGSITQVRELTFELMKLSKSNNISTFIIGHITKEGSIAGPRVLEHMVDVVLYFEGDASKELRILRGFKNRFGSTSEIGIWQMSESGLISANNLKTRFLGKNHAGSALTIILEGSRAITLEVQALVCESTYPKRSATGFDKNRLDMILALLERKLEIPLARYDVFINISGGIKVSETAADLAVAAAIISSFKNRVLSNESVFIGELSLNGGICEVFSLDIRLNEAKNQGFKNAIIPNKSNFKGIKCFVANELAQVLEWM, from the coding sequence ATGGCTAAGAAAAAATCAAGCCTATATGAATGCCAAGCTTGTGGCAATCAACAAATTAGATATTTAGGAAAATGCCCTGAATGTGGGGCATTTAATTCATATTTAGAATTAAACGAAACTCAAATAGAAGTATTAAAACAAACTAGCAAAACAAATACAAACAAAGCTATTAGCATAAAAGAAGTTTTGGTTGAGCAAATTGATAGATTTTCAACCTATGATAAAGAGCTTGATTTGGTTTTAGGTGGCGGGCTTGTTGTAGGCTCATTAGTTTTATTAGGTGGTTCTCCTGGAGTTGGAAAATCAACCTTACTTTTAAAAACCGCTGCAAATCTTGCTAAAAATGGTAAAAAGGTTCTTTATGTAAGTGCAGAAGAGAGCAAAAGCCAAATAAAACTTCGTGCAAATAGATTAAGTGCTAATGAAGATGATTTATTTTTACTCACAGAGCTTTGTTTTGAAAATATAAAAAACGAACTATTAAATAATAATTATGATGTTTTAATTATTGATAGTATTCAAACGATTTATTCAGAAAATATAAGCTCGTGTGCAGGCTCAATCACGCAAGTAAGAGAGCTAACATTTGAATTAATGAAACTTAGCAAAAGTAATAACATAAGCACATTTATAATAGGTCATATTACAAAAGAAGGCTCAATCGCAGGACCTAGAGTGCTTGAGCATATGGTTGATGTGGTGCTTTATTTTGAAGGAGATGCGAGTAAAGAGCTAAGAATATTAAGGGGCTTTAAAAATCGTTTTGGAAGTACTAGCGAAATAGGCATTTGGCAAATGAGCGAAAGTGGTCTTATAAGTGCAAATAACCTTAAAACTAGATTTTTAGGCAAAAATCACGCAGGAAGTGCATTAACAATAATCTTAGAAGGTAGCCGTGCAATTACACTTGAGGTTCAAGCGCTTGTATGTGAGAGCACATATCCAAAAAGAAGTGCAACAGGATTTGATAAAAATCGCCTTGATATGATACTTGCTTTACTTGAGCGAAAGCTTGAAATCCCACTTGCAAGATATGATGTATTTATAAATATTAGTGGCGGAATAAAGGTTAGCGAAACGGCTGCTGATTTAGCAGTTGCAGCTGCTATAATATCAAGCTTTAAAAATAGAGTTTTAAGCAATGAGAGTGTATTTATTGGAGAACTTAGCTTAAATGGTGGGATTTGCGAAGTTTTTAGCCTAGATATTAGACTTAATGAAGCAAAAAATCAAGGTTTTAAAAATGCTATAATTCCAAACAAAAGTAATTTTAAAGGAATTAAATGCTTTGTAGCTAATGAGTTAGCTCAAGTTTTAGAATGGATGTAG
- a CDS encoding TlpA disulfide reductase family protein translates to MKAILLGVALLFFTACFDKKEEKKVESEQSEIQEIKTTKTEFNKLIKFPLKIYNSDELFDIKRISLDNKDIEISSNDKIIIFNFFTTWCPPCKAEIPHLNNLALKYKDRVRIIGILLEEKSDEEIAKFIKDNEINYDIAVGDNNFTLLKVLGEINGIPYTALFDQNGKNINNYLGAFYEEMLDIDIQKVLK, encoded by the coding sequence ATGAAAGCTATCTTATTAGGTGTTGCTTTATTGTTTTTTACTGCTTGTTTTGATAAAAAAGAAGAAAAAAAAGTAGAAAGCGAACAAAGTGAAATCCAAGAAATTAAAACTACTAAAACTGAGTTTAATAAGCTAATTAAATTCCCTTTAAAAATCTATAATAGTGATGAATTATTTGATATAAAAAGAATTAGTTTAGATAATAAAGATATAGAAATTTCATCAAATGATAAGATTATAATATTTAATTTTTTCACTACTTGGTGTCCACCTTGTAAAGCTGAAATCCCACATTTAAATAATCTAGCTTTAAAATACAAAGATAGAGTAAGAATTATAGGTATTTTATTAGAAGAAAAAAGCGATGAAGAAATAGCTAAATTTATTAAAGATAATGAAATAAATTATGATATAGCAGTGGGTGATAATAATTTTACTTTATTAAAGGTTTTAGGCGAAATTAACGGCATTCCATATACTGCTTTATTTGATCAAAATGGAAAAAATATAAATAATTATTTAGGCGCATTTTATGAAGAAATGCTAGATATTGATATTCAAAAGGTGTTGAAATAA
- a CDS encoding YggS family pyridoxal phosphate-dependent enzyme, which yields MTYLDIKEKYKDVRIIAVSKYTTDEKIMALHKLGQIEFGENKVQDLVRKKAELSETIKWHFIGNLQKNKVNHLIKAKPVMWQSCVSFEMAKYVDTRLDYELPTLLEINVANEDSKAGINPSKAIEEYLAIKQNCKFIKPVGVMCIGAMSDELSEIIKSFELCYKIFDELKKDGAKICSMGMSSDYEIAIKSGANMIRLGSILFN from the coding sequence ATGACTTATTTAGATATTAAAGAAAAATATAAAGATGTAAGAATAATAGCAGTTAGCAAATACACAACAGATGAAAAAATAATGGCTTTGCATAAATTAGGGCAAATTGAATTTGGCGAAAACAAAGTGCAGGATTTAGTTAGAAAAAAAGCTGAACTAAGTGAAACGATAAAGTGGCATTTCATAGGAAATTTACAAAAAAACAAAGTAAATCATCTAATTAAAGCTAAGCCTGTTATGTGGCAAAGTTGTGTAAGTTTTGAAATGGCAAAATATGTTGATACTAGGCTTGATTATGAACTTCCTACCTTGCTTGAAATAAATGTAGCTAATGAAGATAGCAAAGCCGGTATTAATCCATCAAAAGCTATTGAAGAATATTTAGCAATTAAGCAAAATTGTAAATTTATTAAACCAGTAGGTGTTATGTGTATAGGTGCAATGAGTGATGAATTAAGTGAAATTATCAAGAGTTTTGAGTTATGTTATAAGATTTTTGATGAGCTTAAAAAAGATGGGGCTAAGATTTGTTCTATGGGAATGAGTAGCGATTATGAAATTGCTATTAAAAGTGGGGCAAATATGATAAGACTTGGAAGTATTTTATTTAATTAA
- the tsaE gene encoding tRNA (adenosine(37)-N6)-threonylcarbamoyltransferase complex ATPase subunit type 1 TsaE: MKIDASLNELDLVVNEFNKSGIYLLQGNLASGKTTLVNAIAKKFLNKFASSPTFSVMNTYTDNLNYIYHYDIYQKGTKAFIENGLYENLFNDGLHLIEWADDDFIKILEQFSLAYKIVKITPSDKGRLYEFS, from the coding sequence ATGAAAATTGATGCAAGTTTAAATGAATTAGATTTAGTTGTAAATGAATTTAATAAAAGCGGTATTTATTTATTACAAGGCAATTTAGCTAGTGGAAAAACAACCTTAGTAAATGCAATTGCAAAGAAATTTCTAAATAAATTCGCATCATCTCCAACATTTAGCGTAATGAATACATACACTGATAACTTAAATTACATATATCATTATGATATTTATCAAAAAGGAACAAAGGCTTTTATTGAAAATGGACTTTATGAAAACCTTTTTAATGATGGGCTGCATTTGATTGAATGGGCTGATGATGATTTTATAAAGATTTTAGAACAATTTAGCTTAGCTTATAAGATTGTTAAAATTACTCCTAGCGATAAAGGAAGACTTTATGAGTTTAGTTGA
- a CDS encoding type II secretion system protein — MKKAFTMIELLVVMVVGAILSAVAISKIHTGELIDAARSVANDIRYVRILALGDDLYGVPNYHGEYYRIRFNKNLKSYKIINTPHKNIIVNDYIDSSKLICDDSKPECVKRANLLNNFGVEISKFVPSKASIYANPENDIIFNELGEPLNYDPASSGFQIELKKNSEKVCISVAEFTGFIEIEKAACK; from the coding sequence ATGAAAAAAGCTTTTACTATGATTGAATTATTAGTTGTTATGGTTGTTGGTGCGATACTTAGTGCTGTTGCGATTTCTAAAATTCATACAGGTGAATTAATTGACGCCGCTAGAAGTGTAGCAAATGATATTAGATATGTTAGGATTTTAGCTCTTGGAGATGATTTATATGGTGTGCCTAATTATCATGGTGAGTATTATAGAATAAGATTTAATAAAAATTTAAAGTCTTATAAAATAATCAATACACCACATAAAAACATTATTGTTAATGATTATATTGATTCAAGCAAACTAATATGTGATGATAGTAAGCCAGAATGCGTTAAAAGAGCAAATTTATTAAATAACTTTGGTGTTGAAATTTCTAAATTTGTTCCTAGTAAGGCTAGTATTTATGCAAACCCTGAAAACGATATTATTTTTAATGAACTAGGAGAGCCTTTAAACTATGATCCTGCTTCTAGTGGTTTTCAAATTGAACTTAAAAAAAATAGTGAAAAAGTTTGTATTAGTGTAGCAGAATTTACAGGGTTTATAGAGATTGAAAAAGCTGCGTGCAAATAA
- the ftsY gene encoding signal recognition particle-docking protein FtsY, with amino-acid sequence MLDFFKKGLAKTIEAINQVKPKNEKISKDLLEEMLVNADITYEIVEEILYYLPPSEIVQREDLHRVMSSYFMYEIPNSNSSDKPFVELILGVNGVGKTTTIGKLSNFYKNQGKKVLLGACDTFRAGAIMQLELWASKNNCDIVSTKQGHDPSAVAFDTISKGVAKAYDNVILDTAGRLENKKNLANELEKIIRISSRAYENAPHRKILVLDATQGNSGINQAKVFNDLVKLDGVIITKLDGTSKGGSLFAIARELELPILYFGYGEGAADIAPFKADEYLKVLLDGIFKNG; translated from the coding sequence ATGTTAGATTTTTTTAAAAAAGGCTTAGCAAAAACAATTGAAGCAATAAATCAAGTAAAACCAAAAAACGAAAAAATAAGCAAAGATTTATTAGAAGAAATGCTTGTAAATGCTGATATTACTTATGAAATTGTTGAAGAGATTTTATATTATTTACCGCCTAGTGAGATAGTGCAAAGAGAAGATTTGCATAGAGTTATGAGCTCGTATTTTATGTATGAAATTCCGAATTCAAATTCTAGCGACAAACCATTTGTAGAATTAATCTTAGGAGTAAATGGAGTAGGAAAGACTACAACCATAGGAAAATTAAGTAATTTTTATAAAAATCAAGGCAAAAAAGTTTTATTAGGAGCTTGCGATACTTTTAGAGCAGGTGCTATTATGCAGCTTGAACTTTGGGCTAGCAAGAATAATTGCGATATAGTAAGCACAAAACAAGGGCATGACCCAAGCGCAGTTGCGTTTGATACCATTAGCAAAGGTGTTGCAAAAGCTTATGATAATGTTATTTTAGATACTGCAGGAAGATTAGAAAACAAAAAAAATCTTGCAAATGAATTAGAAAAAATCATAAGAATTTCATCACGTGCTTATGAAAACGCTCCACACAGAAAAATTTTAGTCCTAGATGCAACCCAAGGAAATAGCGGGATAAATCAAGCAAAAGTTTTTAATGATTTAGTAAAACTTGATGGAGTGATTATCACAAAGCTTGATGGTACAAGCAAAGGTGGTTCATTATTTGCAATTGCAAGAGAATTAGAGCTTCCGATTTTATATTTTGGATACGGAGAAGGTGCAGCAGATATTGCTCCTTTTAAAGCAGATGAATATTTAAAGGTTCTTTTAGACGGAATTTTTAAAAATGGCTAA
- a CDS encoding DedA family protein, producing the protein MLALLALGVFASAYNVNPYISILVAFLGNFLGSSALFYFTRTSKKDFQKHLVKHRRKLALLVVLFRKNGFIFTFVCKFIYGLKTLGPIAAEISKLSFVKFSVYNLISCIIWAIAVFYVAYFLGESLGQFFDEYSSYMPIVLLILLVIIFIYFKIKAKK; encoded by the coding sequence ATGTTAGCACTGCTTGCCTTAGGAGTTTTTGCAAGTGCTTATAATGTAAATCCTTATATTAGTATTTTGGTAGCTTTTTTAGGGAATTTCTTAGGTTCAAGTGCTTTATTTTATTTTACAAGAACAAGCAAAAAAGACTTTCAAAAACATCTTGTTAAACATAGGCGAAAATTAGCTCTTTTGGTAGTTTTATTTAGAAAAAATGGCTTTATTTTCACCTTTGTTTGCAAGTTTATTTATGGGCTTAAAACTTTAGGGCCAATTGCTGCTGAGATTTCAAAACTAAGCTTTGTAAAGTTTAGTGTTTATAATCTAATTTCGTGCATAATATGGGCTATTGCTGTGTTTTATGTAGCTTATTTTTTAGGAGAGAGTTTAGGACAATTTTTTGATGAATATTCTTCTTATATGCCTATTGTTTTACTAATTTTATTAGTAATAATTTTTATATATTTTAAGATAAAAGCTAAGAAATGA